GCTTTTTGCTGTCTGAGTGAATGTGATTGTTAGGCGCATTCTGTTCTATGCCTCTCTGGCTTCATAGGATTTACGTACATGATTGTTGATGTACGCGTTTAGCCCATCGCCTCTATCCGCGAGAAGTTTCATTTGCCCGATGTGATACGAACCCGCGCTTGCACAGGTGTACCGATAAATTGACCTGTCGCTGAATTGAACTCTTATGAAACAGTCGCCGTATTCGTAAGCTACTACTCCTGAATCTCGATCATAATCACTGTATCTTTTCATCATTTGACCCCCTATTCTTTATTTAATCGTTTACCCCCCTCATAGGATACACACCTTGGGCAGTAAATCAGCTTTCCATTCCAGATGGTCCAAATCTCATCATCAGGAGATTAATCAATCTCTCGGCCACAATCGCAGCAATCTGCACTGGGCTTCAGATGTAAGAGTTTCCATGCACATATGTACTTAGCTGCCATGTCATCTCCTTTAACGCCCAACAGTTGATTATGTGTATGGGACGAATATCGTGATATGTGGCTGGCGCCAATATTGCGATATGCAGCCGCTTGCCCCATTCCTGTTCTCCACCTCGACGACAAACACGAAACTCTGTCCACATCCCACCAGGAATTTCTTCGGACAATCCGCAGGCGCCCAACTGGCCGCCCCGGCAGCAGACCGATACGCTGAGGCCGCTGTTTACGCATCGTCTGCGCGTGGATTGGGCGGCAGGATTCGATCGGGAGATCTGACTCGGGGAGCGAGCCGAAACGGCGGGAGATCATGCGGCCTCGGTAGCAGCCGGCGGGATGATCGATGCGGCAGTGACGAAAGCGGACAAGCCCTTGGGCAGACGGTCTGCCGATCGTTGCCAGTGCTTCCTGACGGTAACCCGTGCCCGGGGGTATTCGATGGATACCGGGACGGCCTGTCCCGGTTGAGTGAGTCGATACGTCCTGTGCCATGAAGACAAAAATCCCTTTGTCTGTGCCGAGCAGGCGATTGCTTCCCTTTTTAGAACATCCGCTGGTGAAATGCAAAGTTGCCCGTGCATGCCCCTCTTCGCCGCACTCAGACCGCTTCGATCAAGCGCCGCGTCATGTGCAGCCGTACTTCAGGGTCTTCGGTGAGCATGTGGTACAGGTGCCAGGGGCTGGTGGCCTTGTTGGTCAGGTCGTCCAGGTCGGGGCGGATTTCGGCGTAGAGCGCGGGCAGGCGCCGGTCGAAGCAGTGCAGCGCCCGGGTGAGCGGGTCCTTGCGCTGACGGGCGAGGATGCGGTTGACGCCATCGGTGTAGAGGTCGCCCAGGCAGATGTGCACGGCGTTGAACAGGGTGGCCCAGCCGTTGAACCAGAACATCAGGTCGATGTCGAAGCGCACGTCTTCGGGCGCGCCCTGCATCAGCACCTGTTGCAGCAGCTCACGTTCCTTGACCGTCTCGCCCGGTTCCATCAGTTCGGCGCGGCCGTAGCCGTCGATGGTGGAGCTGGTGAGCAGGATGGGCACGTCCGGGTGCCGGGCGAGCACAAAGTTCATGTCCTTGAGAACCCGCCCCTTTTCGCCGGTGAGCGGATGGGTCTTGAGACGAGACGCCGGCTGGGTCGCCAGCACCTGCACCTGGTGCCCGCGCGCGCCCAGCTCGTTGACCAGGCGCGCGAACACCCCCTTGTGCAACACGTCGGTCGAGAAGTTGAGCGAGGTCTGCTTGTGCAGCAGCGCCAGTTGCACCTCGGGCGCGTGGCGCGGGGCGCATTCGACGATGTTGGCGATCTTGCGCACCGGGATGCGCTCTTTCAACTGCCCGTGCCGGTCCACGATCACTTCCTGGTGGAACTCGTCGAAGCTGATCTGCAACAGCACATGCGCCTTCGGCCAGTGCCTGGGGCGACCGCGCACCGCCGCGGCCATGCGGCCGATGACCTCCTCGGTGACCTCGGGCGTGTCGGCAAAATCGCCGTTGAGCAGAATGGCAAAGGTGCGCACCTGGCGCATGGCGCGGATGCCGTCGTAGAAGGCATCGAGGTGGCGGGTGAGGTCGCCGCCGGTGAACAGCACGCTGTCGGTCAGTGATTCGACCATGCGATAGACCTTCTGCGGATCGGGGTCGGTGGGCTTGAGCGGCCGCCAGATGAGCATGCAGTGCCGGCAGGTCTGCGGACAGCCCATCGCCGGGATGATGCCCAGCTTGGCGAAACGCGGCGTGCCCGGTGTTGCCGGCTCGGGCAGCGCATCGACCAGCTGCAGGCGTTCCAGGTCGGCCTCGCCCAGCATGTCGCCGTAGCGCTGTTTTTCCTGCCTTGCCAGTCCGCTGTAGGCGACCTTGAGCGTCTGGGTGAACAGGCCCAGCCCGCGCCAGGCCGTGAGCATGTGCTCGGCGAGGCGCTGCGGATCGCCGCCCTGCCCGGCCAGCAGTTCCAGCAGTTGCGCCTGCTGCACCGGCCCGCCGGGCGGGGCCTGGCGCCAGTGCTCGATGTAGCCCTCGATGAAGGCACGCGCGCTGCCGGCCTCGACGAGCAGGCGCATCAAAAAGCGGCGCTCGGGCGCGCGAAAGGCCGCCAGCACGCCCTCGCGGTAGGGCTCGGACACGTGTTCGCGCAGCCAGTGCCAGCCGTACAGGTAGGTGAGCGGGAAGGCCAGTGCTGCGGCGTCGGGGTGATCCCGCAACATCTCCGCCATGCCCTCGCGGGTCAGGCGATTGATCTCGGCCTTGAAACGCGCCCGCATCGCGGGCAGGTAGAGGCCGAGCAGACGCTGCTGCTCGGCCTCGTCGATCACGGTCTGCGGGCTGGCGGACATGACAGGCTCCCCGGCATCAGGATGCCCGCAGTATACCGGGACGCCCGGCCAGCCGCGCGGCGCCTGGTCTCGACAAGCGCCGCAAGACGGGTTCAGTAACGCGGCGACTCGTAGGCGCGGTGTTCCTGCCCTTGAACGATGGGCTTGACGTAGATCTCCACCCGCCGGTTGAGCTGGCGGCCGGCCTCGGTGGCGTTGCTGGCGCGCGGCTCGGACTCGCCCCGTCCCTCGGTACGCAGGCGGCCACGCGGCACCCCGCGCGAGGCCAGGTAGTCGGCCACCGATTCGGCGCGCCGCCGCGACAGGTCGAGATTGTATTCCTCGGAGCCCACGCTGTCGGTATGCCCCACCACGTGCACCACGGTCCGGTCGTACTTGAGCAGTACATCGGCCAGCTTGTCGAGCGAGCGGGCGAAGCCGTGCTTGATGCGCGCGCTGTCGAAGTCGAACGACACCTCGGAATCGATGCTCAGCTTGAGGGTGTCATCACGCAGGCGCTCGATCTCGAGCTGGTGCGCCTGCCGCTCCTGCGCCAGTTCCTGTTCGAAGGCCCGCTGCTGGTTGTCCATGTAGTTGCCCACCGCGGCTCCGGCCAGCGCGCCCACGGCCGCGCCGACCCACTTGCCCTTGCCATGATCCACCTGGTGCCCTACCACGGCACCGACCACCGCACCGACAGCAGCACCGACCTTGGCGCGCTGGTTGGGGTCATTGGTGGTACAGCCGGAGACCAGCAGCGCACCGATCATTGCAGCCGTAACAAGACGTTTCATGGCACTACCTCCTCTCGTCGTCATCCCGCTCACCTGTCGGGTCCTTGCCTGCATGATTGGGCAAGCCCGCACGGAATACAAGGCAGGCGATCACAGACAGGCCACGGTTTCAGCTGCCGTTCAGGATGCGGCGCACCGGCCCGAAGCTGCGCCGGTGGATGGGGCTTGCGCCCAGCTCGCGCAGCGCCTCGAGGTGTTTGCGGGTGGGATAGCCCTTGTGCCCGGCCAGACCATAACCCGGGTAGCGCGCGTCCAGCGCCACCATCTCGCGGTCGCGCGTGACCTTGGCCAGGATGGAGGCCGCAGCAATCGCCGGCTCCGAGCCGTCACCGCCGACGATGGCCGTGGTCGGACACGCCAGCCCCTCGGGCACCCGGTTGCCGTCGATCAGCGCATGATCCGGCGCCAGGGACAGCCCCTCGACGGCACGCCGCATCGCCAGCAGGCTGGCCTGCAGGATATTGAGCCGGTCGATCTCCTCGACCTCGGCGCGACCCAGCGACCAGGCCAGCGCACACTCGCGGATCTGCTCGAACAGCGCCTCGCGGCGTTTCTCGGTGAGTTTCTTGGAGTCGTCCAGCCCGGCGACGGGACGCGCCGGGTCGAGGATCACCGCCGCAGCGACCACCGGACCGGCGAGCGGGCCGCGGCCGACCTCGTCGACGCCGCAGATCAGGGAAGGTCTCGGGGAATCGGCAGGGTTCACAGCTCCCGCACCACCCGGAATCCCAGGTTCACGTCCAGCTCGTCGCGCAGGCGCGCGCGGCGCGCGGCGGAGCGGGCGTGCACGGCAGCATCGAACCAGGAACCGCCGCGCACCACGATCCACTTGTTGCGCCGCCCGACCGGCGCGGGGTGGACACGCGGCAGGTTGGCCAGCGAGTTGCGCCAGTTCGACTCGGTCATCTCCCAGACGTTGCCGTGCATGTCATGCAGGCCCCAGGTATTGGGCCGGTAGCTGCCCACCGGCAGGGTGTGTGCCACCGGCGCGCACCTGGGCAGGTAGAAACGCTTGTTGTCGCGCGCTTCCTCGTAAGGGAAGCTGGCCTTGAAGTGCACCTCGCGACAGCTCACCGAGTCGCCGAAGGCGAAGGGCGTGGTGGTGCCGGCACGGCAGGCGTATTCCCACTCGGCCTCGGACGGCAGGCGGTAGCGCTGCCCGGTGCGCTCGCTCAGCCAGGCGCAATAGGCCTCGGCCTCGCCGTGGCGGATATTGATCACCGGGTGACGGCCCTCGCTGGTGATCAGATCGGGCCGCCAGCGCCAGCCGGTGGCACGGGTGAAGGCCGCGAACTCCTCGGCGGTCACCGGGTAGACGCCGATGGCGAAGGGCCGGGTGATCTGCTGGTAGTGTTGCGGCCCCTCGCCCGCCCAGTGACCGAACTCGTGCTCGGGCGAGCCCATCTCGAACATCCCGGCGGGGATCACCGCCAGCTCGGGCGCCTCGCCGGCGTCCAGCGGATCGCGGAAGCGCACCGGCAGGCCGAGCGCCTCGGCGGTGCGTGCCTGCAGGGCCTGGCGGGCAGCCTCGTCGAGATCGGGGACGAAGGACAGACGATCGGACGATTCGGGTTGCAGGGACGACATGGCGACACGACGGTTGATCAACAAGGCGGCGCATTATCGCCGATCCCGCCCACACGGCGAAAGCGCCCTTCCCCCGCCATTCACGGGGTCACCCCGGCATTACCGAGAAATAGACGATCTTCATTCCCATGGTGGAAAGTCACCCTCGGCGGCCAGTTCATTCATCGCCTGCTCCAGCCGCTGCATGAACGCACGCCGCTCGCCACCGGCATCGATTGGTTCGCCCACGAAGACATCGCAGAAGAAGGGCACCAGCAGCGCCTCGCCGCGCGGCAGGGCCTTGCCCAGCCCGTGCAGGAACACCGGGATCACCGGCACCTCGGGATGTGCCTGGTGAATGCGTGCGACGCCCTGCTTGAACGCGGCGAAGCGCTCGGGCTCGCCGCGCGTGCCCTCGGGAAACAGGATCAGGATCTCGCCGGCCGCCAGCGCCGCATCGATGTCGGCAAAGGGGTTCTCGCCACGGCGTGGCCTGCTCCGTCGCAGCGGCAGGATGCCGATGATCTCGCGCGCGAACCAGGCCAGCGCCCGGTTGCGCAGGAAATAGTCCATCGCCGCCACCGGCCGGATACGCGGCAGCAGGCGGCGCGGCAACAGCGTCATCAGCACCAGGGTGTCGAGATGCGAGTTGTGGTTGGCCACGATCACCGCCGGTCCCTGCGCCGGCAGGCGTTCACGGTGGCGCACGTTCAGCCCCAGCACGAACAGCACCAGGAAGCGCACTACCCCGTCGAAGAACAGGCGACGCAGCAGACGCACGGGCAGGGAACGGTCGGACATGGCCTGGAACTGTCTAGAAATACAGGTAGTAGATCAGGTGAAAGAACAGCGGCGCGGTGAAGGTGAGGCTGTCGATGCGGTCCATCACCCCGCCGTGGCCGGGCAACAGCGAGCCGGCGTCCTTCACCCCGATGTCGCGCTTGAGCGCCGAGATGGTCACATCGCCGATGAAGCCCGCCCCGCCGATCAGCAGGCCGGCGGCCGCGGCCTGCGCGGTCGAGAGAGGCGTCAGCCAGGGGGCCAGCAGCAGCGCGAGTACCGTCGTGCTCGCCACGCCGCCGGCGAAGCCTTCCCAGGTCTTGTTGGGCGAGACGCGCGGCGCGATGTGCCGCCCAGCTGCAACAGCATGGCCGCGTGCGAAATGGAGAACACCAGGGTCATCACCCCCCAGTGCAGGGTACCGGCGGCGCGCAGGAAGTCACGCGTCTCGCCGATCAGCACCATGCGGAACGGCAGGAACAGGAACAGGTAAACGGGAATGAAGATGATGAACATCCCGTACCAGCCGATGTGTACCCAGTAGTACTGCAGGGGGATGGCCAGGTAGGCCCAGAACAGCACCCGGCGGTCGGCGCGCCGCGTGGGGATGATCGAGAAATATTCCTTGAGCGCCAGGAAGCTGACGATGCCGAAGAAGACCACCGAGACGGTTGGCGACACCACGATGGCCAGCGCGAACACGGCCACCATCACCCACCAGGAGCGGATGCGCGCACGCAATTCGCCAAAATCGCGTTGCGTGTGACGCCGCGCCAGCCACCACTGCACTCCGCTGGCGATCGCCAGCAGGCCGAACAGGCCACCGAGCACCCACAGCACGTTGGGCGAGAGGTGCGCGAACATCAGCCCACCTCGGCCAGCGCCGCGCGGGCGCGGTTGAATACCGTAAGCACCAGCAGGGCGCAGACCGCGCCGAGCAGCCAGTCGCTCCAGCCGGCCAGCGGCAGGCCCAGGGCCCCGACCAGCGCCAGGGCGCCGAACAGGAAGGCCCGGTCGGACTTGCCCATCGGCCCGTCGTAACGACGCGAGCCGCCAATCTGCACCGCTACCACCCCGGTCATCTCGGTGAGCAGCGCCAGCAGCACCACCGTCATCACCCAGGGCGCGGACAGCCCCGGCACCAGCGCGAAGGCACCGTAGAGGGCGGCATCCGATATCACGTCGCCCAGCTCGTTGAGCACCGCGCCGAGCGGTGTCTTCATGTCGTGCTCGCGCGCCAGCATGCCGTCGATGGCATTCAGCGCCATGCGCACGAACAGCACCCCGGGTACCAGCGCCAGTGCCCAGCGCGCCCCACCACTGAAGGCCACCGCCGCCCCGGTCACCAGCGACAGGACCAGCGCGGCGAGCGTCACCTGGTTGGCCGTCACGCCGGCCGCGGCCAGCCGCGCCGTCACCGGCCGCAGCCGATTCTGGAAGGCGGGTTTCAGGTCGTAGATGGTGGGCATGACAGTCTCTCCCGTACGGACGACCATGCAGCTTTCGATGGTCCCTACAGTTCCCCGAGCGTCAGCCTACGACCTATTCCCCACCTCAGCAATGCGTTCGGCCCGAGGACGGGCCTCCTGCAGGTGGCAACAGCGTCC
The sequence above is a segment of the endosymbiont of unidentified scaly snail isolate Monju genome. Coding sequences within it:
- the rnhB gene encoding ribonuclease HII, producing the protein MNPADSPRPSLICGVDEVGRGPLAGPVVAAAVILDPARPVAGLDDSKKLTEKRREALFEQIRECALAWSLGRAEVEEIDRLNILQASLLAMRRAVEGLSLAPDHALIDGNRVPEGLACPTTAIVGGDGSEPAIAAASILAKVTRDREMVALDARYPGYGLAGHKGYPTRKHLEALRELGASPIHRRSFGPVRRILNGS
- a CDS encoding formylglycine-generating enzyme family protein; translation: MSSLQPESSDRLSFVPDLDEAARQALQARTAEALGLPVRFRDPLDAGEAPELAVIPAGMFEMGSPEHEFGHWAGEGPQHYQQITRPFAIGVYPVTAEEFAAFTRATGWRWRPDLITSEGRHPVINIRHGEAEAYCAWLSERTGQRYRLPSEAEWEYACRAGTTTPFAFGDSVSCREVHFKASFPYEEARDNKRFYLPRCAPVAHTLPVGSYRPNTWGLHDMHGNVWEMTESNWRNSLANLPRVHPAPVGRRNKWIVVRGGSWFDAAVHARSAARRARLRDELDVNLGFRVVREL
- a CDS encoding OmpA family protein encodes the protein MKRLVTAAMIGALLVSGCTTNDPNQRAKVGAAVGAVVGAVVGHQVDHGKGKWVGAAVGALAGAAVGNYMDNQQRAFEQELAQERQAHQLEIERLRDDTLKLSIDSEVSFDFDSARIKHGFARSLDKLADVLLKYDRTVVHVVGHTDSVGSEEYNLDLSRRRAESVADYLASRGVPRGRLRTEGRGESEPRASNATEAGRQLNRRVEIYVKPIVQGQEHRAYESPRY
- a CDS encoding lysophospholipid acyltransferase family protein → MSDRSLPVRLLRRLFFDGVVRFLVLFVLGLNVRHRERLPAQGPAVIVANHNSHLDTLVLMTLLPRRLLPRIRPVAAMDYFLRNRALAWFAREIIGILPLRRSRPRRGENPFADIDAALAAGEILILFPEGTRGEPERFAAFKQGVARIHQAHPEVPVIPVFLHGLGKALPRGEALLVPFFCDVFVGEPIDAGGERRAFMQRLEQAMNELAAEGDFPPWE
- a CDS encoding CDP-alcohol phosphatidyltransferase family protein — encoded protein: MPTIYDLKPAFQNRLRPVTARLAAAGVTANQVTLAALVLSLVTGAAVAFSGGARWALALVPGVLFVRMALNAIDGMLAREHDMKTPLGAVLNELGDVISDAALYGAFALVPGLSAPWVMTVVLLALLTEMTGVVAVQIGGSRRYDGPMGKSDRAFLFGALALVGALGLPLAGWSDWLLGAVCALLVLTVFNRARAALAEVG
- a CDS encoding radical SAM protein encodes the protein MSASPQTVIDEAEQQRLLGLYLPAMRARFKAEINRLTREGMAEMLRDHPDAAALAFPLTYLYGWHWLREHVSEPYREGVLAAFRAPERRFLMRLLVEAGSARAFIEGYIEHWRQAPPGGPVQQAQLLELLAGQGGDPQRLAEHMLTAWRGLGLFTQTLKVAYSGLARQEKQRYGDMLGEADLERLQLVDALPEPATPGTPRFAKLGIIPAMGCPQTCRHCMLIWRPLKPTDPDPQKVYRMVESLTDSVLFTGGDLTRHLDAFYDGIRAMRQVRTFAILLNGDFADTPEVTEEVIGRMAAAVRGRPRHWPKAHVLLQISFDEFHQEVIVDRHGQLKERIPVRKIANIVECAPRHAPEVQLALLHKQTSLNFSTDVLHKGVFARLVNELGARGHQVQVLATQPASRLKTHPLTGEKGRVLKDMNFVLARHPDVPILLTSSTIDGYGRAELMEPGETVKERELLQQVLMQGAPEDVRFDIDLMFWFNGWATLFNAVHICLGDLYTDGVNRILARQRKDPLTRALHCFDRRLPALYAEIRPDLDDLTNKATSPWHLYHMLTEDPEVRLHMTRRLIEAV